The Deinococcus proteolyticus MRP genome includes a window with the following:
- a CDS encoding acyl-CoA dehydrogenase family protein encodes MNRPSSPFASFWMGGFECSTHRLRSGRRVDVIDATAHDRLAAQDYAALQSLGLSTVRDGLRWALIERRPGEYDFSSAEAQVQAAQESGVQVAWDLLHYGYPDFLDPYSPEFAPAFAAYARAAGEFLARHTTGPLWVCPVNEISFFAWAGGEVGDFAPFAHGRGHELKRQLAGAAIAAMRALREVLPQVRFLLAEPLITVHRDPQRPQEWADADGFHASQFEALDMLLGRLYPELGGSPDLVDALGMNYYPVNQWVHHPQHGRRRVLEPADPEYRPLHELLAEVHGRYGLPLLLTETGTEGPARAAWLRWVAYEALTARAQGVPVLGVCLYPVVNHPGWADDRHCPNGLLDYPGTADQAGGRAADPSLAAALREVQRWESGELPAQAPPPPSEPLTLGAVLDRLALAAPTILAEAPLRHADGGFPAESFAALRRHGLLRAGLPGGLGYSLRGPELLELLRAVGRLSLPVARLYEGHLNALGLLERYGTARQLAEAAASGAVLGVWNTEEGAGLRAQRTPDGWQLEGNKTFTSGAQFVRPLLPAETEEGRLMLLAPAPLPPERFDHAFWQPLGMRASVSARAELSGLSLPPGSEVGVGGDYYQQPDFSGGALRFLAAQLGGAEAVLAAARGVLARLGRHEDDVQRLRFAEAAAGVEAAWQTVLEGERWLARQGAGALDYVALCRVVAEDACLRACEAAERAVGARGLLAPHDPERLIRDLRHYLRQPAPDAARLQVGAATLAEGFGGWS; translated from the coding sequence GTGAATAGACCCTCTTCCCCTTTCGCCTCTTTCTGGATGGGCGGGTTCGAGTGCAGCACCCACCGCCTGCGCTCCGGGCGGCGGGTAGACGTGATTGACGCCACCGCCCACGACCGGCTGGCCGCCCAGGATTACGCGGCCCTGCAGAGCCTGGGCCTGAGCACCGTGCGCGACGGCCTGCGCTGGGCGCTGATTGAGCGGCGGCCCGGCGAGTACGACTTCAGCTCGGCGGAAGCTCAGGTGCAGGCCGCTCAGGAGAGCGGGGTGCAGGTGGCCTGGGACCTGCTGCACTACGGTTACCCGGACTTTCTGGACCCCTACTCGCCCGAATTTGCCCCGGCCTTTGCGGCCTACGCGCGGGCGGCGGGCGAGTTTCTGGCGCGGCACACCACAGGCCCGCTGTGGGTGTGCCCGGTCAACGAAATTTCCTTTTTCGCCTGGGCGGGCGGCGAGGTGGGAGACTTTGCCCCGTTCGCCCACGGGCGCGGACACGAGCTGAAACGCCAGCTGGCCGGCGCCGCCATTGCCGCCATGCGGGCGCTGCGTGAAGTGCTGCCGCAGGTGAGATTTCTGCTGGCCGAGCCGCTGATTACCGTGCACCGCGACCCGCAGCGCCCACAGGAATGGGCGGACGCCGACGGCTTTCACGCTTCGCAGTTCGAGGCGCTGGACATGCTGCTGGGCCGGCTGTACCCCGAGCTGGGCGGCTCGCCGGACCTGGTCGATGCCCTGGGCATGAACTACTACCCGGTCAACCAGTGGGTGCACCACCCGCAGCACGGGCGCAGGCGGGTGCTGGAGCCGGCCGACCCCGAGTACCGGCCCCTGCATGAGCTGCTGGCCGAAGTACACGGGCGCTACGGCTTGCCGCTGCTGCTGACCGAAACCGGCACCGAAGGGCCGGCGCGGGCGGCCTGGCTGCGCTGGGTGGCCTACGAGGCGCTCACGGCGCGGGCACAGGGCGTACCGGTGCTGGGCGTGTGCCTTTATCCGGTGGTGAACCATCCCGGCTGGGCAGACGACCGCCACTGTCCCAACGGCCTGCTGGACTACCCCGGTACGGCGGACCAGGCGGGTGGACGCGCCGCCGACCCTTCCCTGGCCGCCGCGCTGCGTGAGGTGCAGCGCTGGGAAAGCGGGGAGCTCCCGGCGCAGGCTCCGCCGCCGCCCAGCGAACCGCTCACGCTGGGAGCAGTGCTGGACCGGCTGGCGCTGGCTGCCCCCACCATCCTGGCCGAGGCCCCGCTGCGCCACGCCGACGGGGGCTTTCCTGCCGAGTCGTTCGCGGCCCTGCGGCGACATGGACTGCTGCGGGCGGGGCTGCCGGGCGGCCTGGGCTACAGCCTACGCGGCCCTGAACTGCTGGAACTGCTGCGGGCGGTGGGGCGCCTCAGCCTGCCGGTGGCGCGGCTGTACGAGGGTCACCTGAACGCCCTGGGACTCCTGGAGCGCTACGGCACAGCGCGGCAGCTGGCCGAGGCGGCCGCCAGCGGCGCGGTGCTGGGCGTGTGGAACACCGAGGAGGGCGCGGGCCTGCGGGCGCAGCGCACCCCGGACGGCTGGCAGCTGGAGGGCAACAAGACCTTTACGTCGGGCGCGCAGTTTGTCCGGCCGCTGCTCCCCGCCGAAACAGAGGAAGGCCGGCTGATGCTGCTGGCCCCGGCTCCGCTCCCGCCGGAGCGCTTTGACCACGCCTTCTGGCAGCCGCTGGGCATGCGGGCCAGCGTGAGTGCGCGGGCCGAGTTGAGCGGCCTGAGCTTGCCACCCGGCAGCGAGGTGGGAGTGGGCGGCGACTATTACCAGCAGCCGGACTTCAGCGGCGGGGCCCTGCGGTTTCTGGCCGCGCAGCTGGGCGGGGCCGAAGCGGTCCTGGCCGCTGCCCGCGGGGTACTGGCCCGGCTGGGCCGCCACGAAGACGACGTGCAGCGCCTGCGCTTTGCCGAGGCGGCGGCCGGCGTGGAGGCCGCCTGGCAAACGGTGCTGGAGGGCGAGCGGTGGCTGGCCCGGCAAGGAGCAGGAGCACTGGACTATGTGGCCCTGTGCCGAGTGGTGGCTGAAGACGCCTGCCTGCGCGCCTGCGAGGCCGCCGAGCGAGCCGTGGGCGCACGCGGCCTCCTGGCTCCCCACGACCCGGAGCGGCTGATCCGCGACCTGCGCCACTACCTGCGCCAGCCGGCCCCCGACGCGGCCCGTCTGCAGGTGGGAGCCGCGACTTTGGCTGAGGGGTTTGGCGGATGGAGCTGA
- a CDS encoding PIG-L deacetylase family protein — protein sequence MELKASPAALDPARLPGPVWVVAPHPDDEALGCGALLAALSNLGTEVWALLLTDGGFSHPDSREYPRERLAATRLDEWRTGLATLGVPPERTRALGFPDGALAGVPAPAVTQAVQRAFTASPPALVLLPWRRDPHPDHRAAWAPVCAATDAAVLGYSVWLTERGAEPDWPAAAEATALTFATGPYAACKAAAIAAHATQLGAITDDPGGFTLAPEMVARAVAGPELYFRPADPRPA from the coding sequence ATGGAGCTGAAGGCCAGCCCGGCCGCGCTAGACCCGGCCCGCCTGCCCGGCCCGGTCTGGGTGGTGGCCCCCCACCCGGACGACGAGGCGCTGGGCTGCGGCGCCCTCCTCGCCGCCCTGAGCAACCTGGGCACGGAAGTCTGGGCACTGCTGCTGACCGACGGCGGATTCTCGCACCCGGATTCGCGGGAATACCCCCGCGAGCGGCTGGCAGCCACCCGGCTGGACGAGTGGCGCACCGGGCTGGCAACGCTGGGCGTGCCGCCGGAAAGGACGCGGGCGCTGGGCTTTCCGGACGGAGCACTGGCCGGCGTGCCCGCGCCGGCAGTGACGCAGGCCGTGCAGCGGGCGTTCACGGCGTCCCCGCCCGCGCTGGTGCTGCTGCCCTGGCGCCGTGACCCGCATCCTGACCACCGGGCCGCCTGGGCGCCGGTCTGTGCAGCGACGGACGCAGCAGTGCTGGGCTACTCGGTGTGGCTGACCGAGCGCGGCGCGGAACCGGACTGGCCTGCTGCTGCCGAGGCGACCGCACTCACCTTTGCCACCGGGCCCTACGCCGCCTGCAAAGCGGCCGCCATCGCCGCGCACGCCACGCAGCTGGGCGCCATCACCGACGACCCCGGCGGCTTCACGCTGGCGCCGGAGATGGTGGCCCGCGCCGTGGCCGGGCCGGAGCTCTATTTCAGGCCGGCGGACCCGCGTCCAGCCTGA